A genome region from Triticum aestivum cultivar Chinese Spring chromosome 2B, IWGSC CS RefSeq v2.1, whole genome shotgun sequence includes the following:
- the LOC123044043 gene encoding leucine--tRNA ligase, cytoplasmic has translation MSSNTDGAKSHARRDLLLKIQSEAQTCWEESKVFEAEPGNGLPGPGEKFFGNFPYPYMNGLLHLGHAFSLSKLEFGAAYHRLRGSNVLLPFGFHCTGMPIKASADKLAREIQQYGNPPVFPAAEDDSSAEVADDSQADQAAAVAPDKFKSKKSKAAAKTGMQKFQWEIMRGFGLSNEEIAKFQDPSHWLTYFPPLAKEDLKAFGLGCDWRRSFITTDMNPFYDAFVRWQMRKLKKMGKVVKDMRYTIYSPLDGQPCADHDRASGEGVQPQEYVLIKMMVIPPFPPKLKALEGKNVYLAAATLRPETMYGQTNCWVLPDGNYGAFEINETDVFIVTARSALNLAYQHLSRVPEKPTCLAELTGNDLIGLPLKSPLSFNDIIYALPMLTILTDKGTGIVTSVPSDSPDDYMALQDLITKPALRQKYGVQDEWVLPFNIIPIINIPEFGDKSAEKVCLDLKIKSQNDKEKLAEAKRMTYLKGFTDGVMIAGEFNGRKVQEAKPLIKNKLLGEGSAVLYSEPEKKVMSRSGDECVVALTDQWYITYGEAEWKQRAVKCLENMNTFSAETRNGFEHTLGWLNQWACSRSFGLGTRIPWDEQFLVESLSDSTLYMAYYTIAHHLQNGNMYGQGISSIKPEEMTDEVWEYVFSDGPAPNSNISPALLSKMKQEFKYWYPFDIRVSGKDLIQNHLTFSIYNHTALLPEHHWPRGFRCNGHLMLNSEKMSKSTGNFLTLREAIEDFSSDATRFALADAGDGMDDANFVFETANAAILRLTKEIAWMEEVIAAESSLRGGPPSTYADHVFANEINIAVKETEKSYNAFMFRDALKSGFYDLQLARDEYRLSCGAAGMNRELLGRFMEVQTRLITPICPHYAEHVWQKILKKEGFAIKAGWPVAGTPDPTLRSANKYLQDSIVLMRKLLQKQESGSKKPKKGAAPPPSAENKLTVGLIFVNEHYDGWKEQCLRVLQSNFDSQARSFAPDEEINEALRNCFIDRETNFKQVQKLCMPFIRFKKDEARNVGPQALNLKLPFGEMNVLEENLELIRRQLGLEHVEVLPVFDGAARAKAGKHASVLDKNPPSPGEPVAIFMSKQEFEAQN, from the coding sequence ATGTCATCAAATACTGATGGAGCCAAGAGTCATGCACGTAGAGACCTTTTGCTCAAGATCCAATCAGAAGCTCAAACATGTTGGGAGGAGAGCAAGGTTTTTGAGGCTGAACCTGGCAATGGACTTCCTGGCCCTGGTGAAAAATTCTTTGGCAATTTTCCATACCCTTACATGAATGGATTGCTACATTTGGGTCACGCCTTCTCATTGTCCAAGCTTGAGTTCGGTGCTGCATACCACAGACTCCGCGGCTCAAATGTCCTTTTGCCGTTTGGTTTTCATTGTACTGGGATGCCCATCAAGGCCTCAGCTGATAAGCTTGCTAGGGAGATTCAACAGTATGGAAATCCTCCAGTGTTTCCTGCTGCAGAGGATGATTCAAGTGCTGAAGTGGCAGATGATAGCCAGGCTGACCAGGCTGCTGCTGTTGCCCCGGATAAATTTAAGAGTAAGAAATCTAAGGCTGCTGCAAAGACTGGCATGCAGAAGTTCCAGTGGGAGATCATGAGGGGCTTTGGTCTGTCGAATGAAGAAATTGCCAAATTTCAGGATCCGTCTCACTGGTTAACCTACTTCCCTCCGCTGGCAAAGGAAGATCTTAAGGCTTTTGGTCTGGGTTGTGATTGGAGGCGCTCATTCATAACCACTGATATGAATCCTTTCTATGATGCTTTTGTTCGCTGGCAGATGAGAAAGCTGAAGAAAATGGGCAAAGTTGTTAAGGATATGAGGTACACGATCTACTCTCCATTGGATGGCCAACCTTGTGCTGATCATGATAGGGCATCAGGTGAAGGTGTGCAGCCACAAGAATATGTGTTGATTAAAATGATGGTGATCCCACCTTTTCCTCCCAAGTTGAAGGCCTTGGAAGGAAAGAATGTTTATCTGGCAGCTGCTACATTAAGACCTGAGACAATGTATGGGCAAACAAACTGTTGGGTCTTGCCTGATGGAAATTATGGGGCTTTTGAGATCAATGAAACTGATGTCTTCATCGTGACAGCAAGGTCAGCGCTTAATCTTGCGTATCAGCATCTATCCAGGGTCCCGGAAAAGCCTACCTGCTTAGCTGAGCTTACTGGCAATGATTTGATTGGGTTGCCATTGAAGTCTCCTCTTTCATTCAATGATATCATATATGCACTTCCCATGCTCACTATCTTGACAGATAAAGGTACTGGCATTGTGACTAGTGTGCCAAGTGATTCGCCAGATGATTACATGGCACTGCAAGATTTAATCACAAAGCCTGCTTTGAGACAGAAGTATGGGGTCCAAGATGAGTGGGTTCTTCCATTTAATATCATACCAATAATCAACATACCTGAGTTTGGGGATAAGTCAGCTGAGAAGGTGTGCCTTGATCTTAAGATTAAGAGCCAGAatgacaaggagaagcttgctgaAGCAAAAAGGATGACATACCTTAAAGGATTTACAGACGGAGTGATGATTGCAGGGGAGTTTAATGGTAGAAAGGTTCAAGAAGCGAAGCCACTGATAAAGAACAAGCTTCTTGGAGAAGGCTCTGCTGTGTTGTATAGTGAGCCTGAGAAGAAAGTTATGTCAAGGTCCGGTGATGAGTGCGTCGTTGCTCTTACAGATCAGTGGTATATAACTTATGGAGAAGCTGAATGGAAGCAGAGGGCAGTCAAATGTTTGGAAAATATGAATACATTCTCAGCTGAAACCCGTAATGGATTTGAACACACGTTGGGCTGGCTGAACCAGTGGGCATGTTCACGCTCTTTTGGCCTAGGTACTCGCATTCCATGGGATGAGCAGTTCCTGGTAGAATCTCTCTCAGATTCAACCCTGTACATGGCTTATTACACCATTGCCCATCATCTACAAAATGGTAACATGTATGGACAAGGAATATCTTCTATCAAGCCTGAAGAAATGACAGATGAAGTATGGGAATATGTGTTCTCTGATGGTCCGGCACCCAATAGCAACATCTCTCCTGCCCTCTTGAGCAAAATGAAGCAAGAGTTTAAGTATTGGTACCCCTTTGATATTCGGGTATCTGGCAAGGACCTTATCCAGAACCATCTGACATTCAGCATCTACAATCATACAGCACTTCTTCCAGAGCATCATTGGCCTCGTGGTTTTCGTTGCAATGGGCATCTTATGCTTAACTCTGAGAAGATGTCCAAGTCCACAGGGAACTTCCTAACTCTTCGGGAGGCTATTGAGGATTTCTCTTCAGATGCCACTAGGTTTGCCCTTGCTGATGCTGGCGATGGTATGGACGATGCAAACTTTGTTTTTGAAACTGCAAATGCTGCTATTTTGAGGCTTACAAAGGAAATCGCTTGGATGGAAGAAGTTATAGCTGCTGAATCTTCTCTGAGAGGCGGTCCTCCTTCTACATATGCTGACCATGTGTTTGCTAATGAGATCAACATTGCTGTAAAAGAAACTGAGAAGAGCTACAACGCCTTCATGTTCAGAGATGCCCTGAAGTCTGGTTTCTATGACCTGCAATTGGCTAGAGATGAGTACAGACTCTCTTGTGGAGCGGCGGGCATGAACCGTGAGTTGTTGGGGCGGTTTATGGAAGTCCAGACCAGGCTTATCACCCCGATCTGTCCCCACTATGCTGAGCATGTGTGGCAAAAGATCCTGAAGAAGGAAGGTTTTGCAATAAAAGCTGGCTGGCCAGTTGCAGGCACCCCGGATCCTACACTAAGAAGTGCGAACAAATATTTACAGGACTCCATTGTTTTAATGAGGAAGTTGCTTCAGAAGCAAGAGTCTGGTTCCAAGAAACCCAAGAAGGGAGCTGCACCTCCTCCCTCAGCAGAAAACAAGCTCACTGTTGGTCTGATATTCGTCAACGAGCACTATGATGGATGGAAAGAGCAATGTTTAAGGGTGCTTCAGTCAAATTTTGATAGCCAAGCACGCTCCTTTGCCCCTGACGAGGAGATTAACGAAGCATTGAGGAACTGCTTCATCGATCGTGAAACAAACTTCAAACAAGTCCAGAAGCTCTGCATGCCTTTCATCAGGTTCAAGAAAGATGAAGCACGGAACGTTGGTCCCCAGGCTCTAAATTTGAAGCTTCCTTTTGGTGAAATGAATGTGCTTGAAGAGAACCTGGAGCTGATCAGAAGGCAGTTGGGTCTTGAGCATGTTGAGGTCCTGCCGGTATTTGATGGAGCTGCACGTGCCAAA